In a genomic window of Pedobacter sp. KBS0701:
- a CDS encoding SusD/RagB family nutrient-binding outer membrane lipoprotein codes for MKFKYTTLLFLLLALITSCTKDFEEINTNPNAPETTNTEFLLSDVLVSTAYAYQENAVNRRPASAARYLTLVRNTGYDLLDWGPVDWDDIYARLAVNKTFMETAQKRSENQYVAIGKIMKAFNFGYLTDLYGDIPYSQALKSKEANLIYPEYDQQQAIYPDLLKELKEANEILRGNSQEINAKGDVMFKGKALGWRKFANSLRLRMLLRISKNYTPAFTEMQEIVNDKTAYPIFESSADNAEMAYLGNIAAYSWPGGPLAMIDFDYQKTKVSKELVDRLIQRTDPRLGVWVEPVKSTTGSTVDLSRYVGVPNAIDAPSAYNGGEDHVSVFSSTFFRKNGGASNALLKASLITYTEQCFILAEAIQKGKLTVPGETAESLYYKGIRESMSSYAVTAAQSYYDQPLVKYDGTLEQLITQKWLAMLFKGSEGWFDQRRTGYPAFVTGPLAAGRGIPKRYTYPDSESAKNRVNYQKAVSVFGADNQYTLMWYLK; via the coding sequence CAAATACGGAGTTTTTACTATCGGATGTATTGGTTTCCACCGCTTATGCCTACCAGGAAAATGCGGTTAACAGAAGACCGGCTTCGGCAGCGCGCTACCTTACCCTGGTTCGAAATACCGGTTATGATCTGTTAGATTGGGGTCCGGTTGACTGGGATGATATTTATGCGCGCTTAGCGGTGAATAAAACCTTTATGGAAACTGCACAGAAACGTTCGGAGAACCAGTATGTTGCCATCGGTAAAATCATGAAGGCTTTTAACTTTGGCTACCTTACCGATTTATATGGCGATATCCCCTATTCGCAGGCATTAAAATCGAAAGAGGCTAACCTCATCTACCCTGAATACGATCAGCAACAGGCCATTTACCCGGATCTTTTGAAAGAATTAAAGGAAGCGAACGAAATATTGAGGGGTAACAGTCAGGAAATAAATGCTAAGGGCGATGTGATGTTTAAAGGAAAAGCGCTTGGCTGGCGAAAGTTTGCCAACTCGCTGCGCTTAAGGATGTTGCTGCGCATCTCGAAAAACTATACACCTGCCTTTACCGAGATGCAGGAAATTGTTAATGATAAAACAGCATATCCTATCTTCGAAAGCAGTGCAGACAATGCCGAAATGGCCTATTTAGGCAATATTGCGGCTTATAGCTGGCCTGGTGGGCCTTTGGCTATGATCGATTTCGATTACCAGAAAACCAAAGTAAGCAAGGAACTTGTAGACAGGCTGATCCAAAGGACCGACCCAAGACTTGGCGTTTGGGTAGAACCGGTAAAAAGCACCACAGGTTCTACCGTAGATCTGAGCCGGTATGTGGGAGTACCCAATGCCATCGATGCACCATCTGCCTATAACGGTGGCGAAGATCATGTTTCGGTTTTCTCTTCTACGTTTTTCAGAAAAAACGGAGGCGCTTCTAACGCATTGTTAAAAGCCAGCCTGATCACTTATACTGAGCAATGTTTTATTTTAGCAGAAGCCATACAAAAAGGAAAACTTACCGTACCCGGCGAAACGGCAGAATCGCTGTACTATAAAGGCATAAGGGAATCGATGAGCAGTTATGCCGTAACTGCTGCCCAAAGTTATTACGATCAACCGCTGGTAAAATACGATGGTACGCTTGAGCAGTTAATTACCCAAAAATGGCTGGCCATGCTGTTTAAAGGCTCAGAAGGGTGGTTTGATCAGCGCCGTACCGGCTACCCTGCTTTTGTTACTGGTCCGCTCGCTGCCGGAAGAGGTATACCAAAACGTTATACCTATCCTGATTCAGAAAGTGCAAAAAACCGCGTTAATTACCAAAAAGCCGTTTCTGTTTTCGGTGCCGATAATCAGTACACCTTAATGTGGTACCTGAAATAA
- a CDS encoding metallophosphoesterase family protein, whose protein sequence is MKLYIKALFLFTLSVLAVEVNTYAQDFKPGHFPDRVILTWAADPATSQTVNWRTDTTIKASKAQIKAEDSNPALEQSITSYDATSTLLGSGNNYEIAKYHHVTFTNLKPETVYAYRVGSGEHWSEWFQFTTASVKSKPFSFIYLGDAQNDIRSKWSRVIRKAFSHQPDARFIIHAGDLINRSNNDQEWGEWHYGGGFINGMIPSLPAPGNHEYIRDDKRKLVLDPHWGVQYTFAGNGPKGLEESVYYVDYQDMRIISLDSQMIILDEASAKAEYEWLEKVLKENKKLWTVITFHHPIFSTAKSRDNKEFRERFKPLFDKYHIDLVLQGHDHTYSRGQNLPRGLSGREISGPVYLVSVAGPKMYQVDGAKWMDVSLENTQLFQVIHVDGANLKFEAYKTSGELFDAFSLKKADRDHAAAFTDMNPALKP, encoded by the coding sequence ATGAAATTATATATAAAAGCTCTTTTTCTATTTACACTCTCTGTTTTAGCTGTTGAGGTTAACACTTATGCCCAGGATTTTAAACCTGGGCATTTCCCGGACCGCGTGATTTTAACCTGGGCCGCAGACCCTGCCACCAGCCAGACCGTTAACTGGCGGACCGATACTACGATTAAGGCTTCAAAAGCGCAGATCAAGGCCGAAGACTCCAATCCGGCACTCGAACAATCCATCACCAGTTATGATGCAACTTCTACCCTGTTGGGAAGCGGAAATAATTATGAAATAGCGAAATACCACCATGTTACTTTTACCAACCTTAAACCGGAAACGGTTTATGCCTACCGTGTTGGGTCGGGAGAGCATTGGAGCGAGTGGTTTCAGTTTACCACCGCTTCGGTTAAAAGTAAGCCGTTTTCTTTTATTTACCTGGGCGATGCACAGAACGACATCCGTTCAAAATGGTCGAGAGTAATCCGTAAGGCATTTTCCCACCAACCTGATGCAAGGTTTATCATCCATGCCGGCGACCTGATCAACCGTTCCAATAACGATCAGGAATGGGGCGAATGGCATTATGGAGGTGGTTTTATCAACGGTATGATTCCCAGTCTCCCCGCTCCCGGAAACCATGAATATATACGGGATGACAAAAGAAAACTGGTACTTGATCCACATTGGGGCGTACAGTACACTTTTGCCGGCAACGGACCAAAGGGATTGGAAGAATCGGTTTATTATGTAGATTACCAGGATATGCGTATCATTTCCCTGGATTCACAAATGATTATATTGGACGAAGCTTCAGCCAAAGCTGAATATGAGTGGCTAGAAAAAGTACTGAAAGAAAATAAAAAGCTGTGGACAGTAATCACCTTTCACCACCCTATTTTCTCGACGGCAAAAAGCAGGGACAATAAGGAATTCAGGGAACGTTTTAAACCCTTGTTTGACAAATATCATATCGATTTGGTGCTACAGGGGCACGACCATACCTATAGCCGTGGGCAAAACCTGCCAAGGGGACTATCTGGAAGGGAAATTAGCGGACCCGTTTACCTGGTTTCGGTTGCAGGCCCTAAAATGTACCAGGTAGATGGTGCAAAATGGATGGATGTATCGTTAGAAAATACGCAGCTTTTCCAGGTGATCCACGTTGATGGGGCAAATCTTAAATTTGAGGCTTATAAAACTTCGGGTGAACTATTTGATGCTTTTTCGTTAAAAAAAGCAGACCGGGATCATGCTGCAGCATTTACAGATATGAACCCAGCACTAAAACCTTAA
- a CDS encoding glycerophosphodiester phosphodiesterase family protein translates to MRLNVNILLITMVLSGFCPTVFAQQALQPLPESKNAFIVIAHRGSHLIKPENTIASIEEAISIGADYVELDLRTTKDGKLVLLHNDQVDQVSNGKGKIKDLDLEEVKKLILKGKDGGLHHIATFQDALKTCKDRINIYLDFKAADVAQAYSEIKKAGMEKEILVYVNSSEQYASWRKNAPKMPLMSTLSRMAVTKEDLLESLKKMPLEAIDNIPSKELLPIIRSMGISIFVDVQNSSETHEDWSAAMKKSIQGMQTDHPQALIEYLEKNMIRNGLKEN, encoded by the coding sequence ATGAGACTTAATGTAAATATACTATTGATAACAATGGTATTGAGCGGTTTCTGCCCCACGGTATTTGCACAGCAGGCGCTACAGCCATTACCTGAAAGCAAAAATGCTTTCATTGTTATTGCCCACAGGGGAAGCCACTTAATCAAGCCTGAAAATACGATCGCCTCTATTGAGGAGGCAATTTCAATAGGGGCCGACTATGTGGAACTGGATCTGCGCACCACGAAAGACGGAAAACTTGTGCTTTTGCATAATGATCAGGTAGACCAGGTGAGCAATGGGAAAGGAAAGATAAAAGACCTTGATCTGGAGGAAGTGAAAAAACTCATCCTTAAAGGCAAAGATGGCGGTTTACACCATATTGCCACTTTCCAAGATGCCTTAAAGACCTGTAAAGACAGAATCAACATTTACCTGGATTTTAAAGCTGCAGATGTAGCACAAGCTTACAGCGAGATAAAAAAAGCCGGGATGGAAAAAGAAATCCTGGTTTACGTTAACAGCAGTGAACAATATGCTTCCTGGAGAAAAAATGCACCAAAAATGCCTTTGATGTCCACGCTCAGCAGAATGGCTGTAACAAAAGAAGATCTGTTGGAATCGCTTAAGAAAATGCCTTTGGAAGCCATAGACAATATCCCATCAAAAGAACTCTTGCCCATCATCAGGTCTATGGGCATCAGTATTTTTGTTGATGTCCAAAACAGTAGTGAAACGCATGAAGACTGGTCGGCGGCGATGAAAAAAAGCATTCAGGGTATGCAAACCGATCATCCGCAGGCACTAATCGAATACCTGGAAAAGAACATGATCAGAAACGGCCTTAAGGAAAATTAG
- a CDS encoding DUF4832 domain-containing protein, with product MKKIIFGHTGKAALLAFLCLHSLSCSKKVEEDFSETFSKGPKKMAVIANNLLVKPVYNSTAVLRNPLNGWVMYGKRDATDTYWDSQFFVPELGTNVKAIDYASACYIRTSWRSLNPSPGVYAWRDLNSQIGKLINGVKTRGLPIALRIVVDGRDQGENTPAFVFTAGAQYWLSNPAVPSQKTPFPQDPVFRQYYTTFIEELAKDFNDPVRTSFIDAYGLGKWGEAHNTVYAAPGVLTAAQTETVKEEVLDWIMALYNRTFTKVPLVINYHRLIGHPTSWGAANPNSDRLLVKAINQGYSLRHDAFGMTDYYQSWEKNFAATWKHKRPIIMEGGWIVSGTHRYWIDSSGQYREGHPEDVRKGEFDRSAEAAVNMMDFRVGETTSWFQTSFPLVKRFNAEGGYRLYPDEVSLPNAMANGATATLSHRWRNMGWGYCPNNIPQWNYKYKVAFAILDTAGVVKKLFIDENGDPSKWLKDNPVTYNFTTPAINLPAGSYKWGVAIIDKTNANKPGIALAVTGDFKNGWLELGSLQIQAEPPIGQTVKLKGPNNLFVSGENGEAPMRCNRASASGWETFTIVDAGGGKIALKSMNKYVSSENGAATGITCNRTTISDWEKFDWVVNANGKISLKGSNGKYISSEDGQSVMKCNRAAIAGWEAFSLE from the coding sequence ATGAAAAAAATCATTTTCGGGCATACCGGAAAGGCTGCTCTGCTTGCTTTTCTATGCTTGCATTCGCTTTCCTGTTCAAAAAAGGTGGAAGAAGATTTTTCGGAAACCTTTAGTAAGGGGCCTAAAAAAATGGCTGTTATTGCCAATAATTTGCTGGTCAAACCGGTATATAACAGTACGGCGGTATTAAGGAATCCACTAAACGGGTGGGTAATGTATGGCAAACGTGATGCTACCGATACTTATTGGGACAGTCAGTTTTTTGTCCCTGAATTGGGTACCAACGTAAAGGCGATAGATTATGCCTCTGCCTGTTATATCCGCACCAGTTGGAGATCGCTTAATCCCAGTCCTGGCGTTTATGCCTGGAGAGACCTTAACTCGCAGATTGGTAAATTAATCAATGGCGTTAAAACCAGGGGTTTGCCTATCGCCCTGCGGATTGTGGTAGATGGACGTGACCAGGGAGAAAATACTCCGGCCTTTGTGTTCACTGCCGGCGCTCAATATTGGTTATCCAACCCTGCAGTGCCTTCACAGAAAACACCCTTTCCACAGGATCCGGTTTTCAGGCAATATTACACCACGTTCATTGAAGAGCTCGCCAAAGACTTTAATGATCCCGTTCGCACCTCTTTTATTGATGCCTATGGATTAGGCAAATGGGGAGAAGCACATAATACCGTATATGCTGCTCCAGGGGTATTAACGGCCGCACAAACAGAAACCGTAAAGGAAGAAGTACTGGACTGGATCATGGCGCTCTACAACAGGACCTTCACCAAAGTGCCGCTGGTGATCAATTATCATAGACTAATAGGCCATCCTACCAGCTGGGGTGCAGCAAACCCTAACAGTGACCGCTTATTGGTGAAAGCGATAAATCAAGGATATAGCCTGAGGCACGATGCATTTGGAATGACCGATTATTACCAAAGCTGGGAGAAAAATTTTGCGGCAACCTGGAAACATAAACGCCCGATTATTATGGAAGGAGGATGGATTGTGAGTGGTACACACCGATATTGGATTGACTCGAGTGGCCAATATCGCGAAGGGCATCCTGAAGATGTAAGAAAAGGCGAATTTGACAGGTCGGCGGAAGCTGCTGTAAACATGATGGATTTTAGGGTTGGCGAAACAACTTCCTGGTTTCAAACCAGTTTTCCTCTGGTAAAACGCTTCAATGCGGAGGGAGGCTACCGACTTTATCCCGATGAGGTATCATTACCAAATGCGATGGCTAACGGTGCCACCGCTACATTGAGCCATCGCTGGAGAAATATGGGCTGGGGTTACTGCCCCAATAACATTCCCCAATGGAATTATAAATATAAAGTGGCCTTTGCCATTCTGGATACTGCCGGTGTGGTAAAAAAACTTTTTATTGATGAAAATGGTGACCCTTCCAAGTGGCTGAAAGATAATCCTGTTACGTATAATTTTACAACACCGGCAATTAACTTGCCTGCTGGTAGTTATAAATGGGGGGTAGCCATCATTGATAAAACAAATGCTAACAAACCTGGAATTGCGCTCGCAGTTACCGGCGACTTTAAAAACGGCTGGCTGGAACTGGGTAGCCTGCAGATACAGGCTGAGCCTCCCATTGGTCAAACCGTTAAATTAAAAGGTCCCAATAACCTGTTTGTATCGGGCGAAAATGGTGAAGCGCCGATGAGATGTAATCGCGCGAGTGCTTCTGGTTGGGAAACCTTTACCATTGTTGATGCAGGTGGGGGAAAAATCGCACTGAAAAGCATGAACAAATATGTATCTTCTGAAAATGGCGCTGCAACCGGGATCACCTGCAACCGCACAACCATTAGTGATTGGGAAAAATTTGATTGGGTGGTAAACGCAAACGGGAAAATTTCCCTTAAAGGAAGTAATGGCAAATACATTTCTTCTGAAGATGGTCAGTCGGTAATGAAATGTAACAGGGCTGCTATTGCCGGCTGGGAGGCCTTTTCCCTGGAATAA